One region of Micromonospora lupini genomic DNA includes:
- a CDS encoding TIGR03557 family F420-dependent LLM class oxidoreductase — MVSVGYTLMCEQAGPKQLVDHAVRAEAAGFDQLVISDHYYPWLDAQGHSPYAWSVLGAVAHATSRAELMSFVTCPIRRYHPAVVAQKASTIGALSDGRFTLGLGAGENLNEHVVGGWPHVQQRHEMFEEALQIIRPLLNGETLTFSGNHFDVPDAYVWDRPERPVPMAIAASGRQSATLAAEYGNGLVSTEPDRHIIEMYDDAGGAGQPRYGQVAICYGPDEAECRKIVHDQFRWFGMGWKVNADLPDPDAFAAATQFVREEDVAEGISCGPDVEAHVEAFRRFVDAGFTHVAIVQVGGETQPMFLDWAQEQLLPRLRQL; from the coding sequence ATGGTGAGCGTCGGCTACACCCTGATGTGCGAGCAGGCCGGTCCGAAGCAACTGGTGGACCACGCGGTACGGGCCGAGGCCGCCGGCTTCGACCAACTGGTGATCTCTGACCACTACTATCCCTGGCTCGACGCCCAGGGCCACTCCCCGTACGCCTGGTCGGTGCTCGGCGCGGTCGCGCACGCCACCTCCCGCGCGGAGCTGATGTCCTTCGTGACCTGCCCGATCCGCCGCTACCACCCGGCCGTGGTCGCGCAGAAGGCAAGCACCATCGGGGCGCTCTCGGACGGGCGGTTCACCCTCGGCCTGGGCGCCGGGGAGAACCTCAACGAACACGTCGTCGGCGGCTGGCCGCACGTGCAGCAGCGCCACGAGATGTTCGAGGAGGCGCTGCAGATCATCCGGCCGCTGCTCAACGGTGAGACGTTGACCTTCTCCGGCAACCACTTCGACGTGCCCGACGCCTACGTCTGGGACCGCCCCGAGCGGCCGGTGCCGATGGCAATCGCCGCCTCCGGCCGGCAGTCCGCCACACTCGCCGCCGAGTACGGCAACGGCCTCGTCTCCACCGAGCCCGACCGGCACATCATCGAGATGTACGACGACGCCGGCGGGGCCGGCCAGCCCCGCTACGGGCAGGTGGCCATCTGCTACGGCCCGGACGAGGCCGAGTGCCGCAAGATCGTGCACGACCAGTTCCGCTGGTTCGGCATGGGTTGGAAGGTCAACGCCGATCTGCCCGACCCGGATGCCTTCGCCGCCGCCACCCAGTTCGTCCGGGAGGAGGACGTTGCCGAGGGCATCTCCTGCGGGCCGGACGTGGAAGCGCACGTCGAGGCGTTCCGCAGGTTCGTCGACGCCGGCTTCACGCACGTGGCGATCGTTCAGGTCGGCGGCGAGACCCAGCCGATGTTCCTGGACTGGGCACAGGAGCAGCTGCTGCCCCGGCTGCGCCAACTGTGA
- a CDS encoding endonuclease/exonuclease/phosphatase family protein, whose amino-acid sequence MRVLTWNIRTGGRDRNGTDRLDQVVQVVNEQAPDVLALQELRGFDSDGLLADVAGRVGMTPHLARSCFGQPVAVLVRPPYQVLDAGALRRPFHHAAVRVVVSTSAGPLTVFGTHLYPYSGGRRRMEVDWLVAAMRRAPGPLTLLAGDLNSLDPTVDHTERLAGLPALYRRRHLRRGGRGVDTRAVARLLAANLVDLWPSSNVGAPEADGLTVPTRFGGAEFAGMRLDYLLGTRAVAERVRGCRVIRGGVADTASDHYPLLTTLDLT is encoded by the coding sequence GTGCGGGTGCTGACCTGGAACATCCGCACCGGCGGCCGGGACCGCAACGGCACCGACCGGCTGGATCAGGTGGTCCAGGTCGTCAACGAGCAGGCACCGGACGTGCTGGCCCTGCAGGAGCTGCGCGGCTTCGACTCGGACGGGTTGCTGGCCGACGTGGCGGGTCGGGTGGGGATGACGCCCCACCTGGCCCGGTCCTGCTTCGGGCAGCCGGTGGCGGTGCTGGTCCGGCCGCCGTACCAGGTTCTCGACGCGGGGGCGCTGCGCCGGCCGTTCCACCACGCCGCCGTCCGTGTCGTGGTGTCCACCTCGGCGGGTCCGCTCACCGTGTTCGGCACGCACCTCTATCCGTACTCGGGGGGACGCCGGCGGATGGAGGTCGACTGGCTGGTGGCGGCGATGCGCCGCGCCCCGGGGCCGTTGACGCTGCTCGCCGGCGACCTCAACTCGCTCGACCCGACCGTCGACCACACCGAGCGGCTGGCCGGCCTGCCGGCCCTGTACCGGCGACGGCACCTGCGCCGGGGCGGTCGCGGCGTGGACACCCGGGCGGTCGCCCGTCTGCTCGCCGCCAACCTCGTCGACCTGTGGCCGTCGTCGAACGTCGGAGCGCCGGAGGCCGACGGCCTGACCGTGCCCACCCGGTTCGGCGGTGCCGAGTTCGCCGGGATGCGGCTGGACTACCTGCTCGGCACTCGCGCGGTGGCCGAGCGGGTGCGTGGCTGCCGGGTGATCCGTGGCGGGGTCGCGGACACGGCCTCCGACCACTATCCGCTGCTCACCACCCTCGACCTGACCTGA
- a CDS encoding phosphatase PAP2 family protein, with the protein MTAVKEVARRPIGHFAERSIAGLAAVTGAGVAFGLLLLLVRVRWSPLQDADHAVAEWFNSLVAPHHPLVTVLQAVTDLGGRPILIWLVTIAVVGLLIRRQPRLAVYLIITGVGGLILDPSLKTLVGRLRPVVDIPVASAPGNSFPSGHALGSFVAYGALLLVFLPAMAPRWRKPAIVGVGVLVALIGLTRIALGVHFVSDVLAGWLLGAVWLGVTAYAFRLWRRERGRPVPPLSEGLEPEAGHDIAPAPAEEHVLAHPRSAVAELLVGWVLVFGALYGFGTYVSYHAKGTFFDTLDTEVPRWFAARHTDFLTEVSWWWSKFGDTHAILLISLVFCPLVLAVWRRWRPVLFVALAMVGELTLFLASARAVERPRPPVENLDGQMPTSSFPSGHIAATICVWLAITLIVFPRTDRWWRWIFVALAVIMPAGVATSRMYRGMHHPTDFMGAILLSALWIGLLYLVIRPNADLKEGNQPAIESEDVDTLDDELARAGRAD; encoded by the coding sequence GTGACCGCGGTCAAAGAGGTGGCTCGGCGTCCGATCGGCCATTTCGCCGAACGGAGCATCGCCGGCCTGGCGGCCGTCACCGGCGCCGGCGTGGCGTTCGGGCTGTTGTTGTTGCTCGTGCGGGTGCGGTGGAGCCCATTGCAGGACGCCGACCACGCGGTCGCCGAGTGGTTCAACTCGCTCGTCGCCCCGCACCACCCGCTGGTCACCGTGCTGCAGGCGGTGACCGACCTGGGCGGCCGGCCGATCCTCATCTGGCTTGTCACCATCGCGGTGGTCGGGCTGCTGATCCGACGGCAGCCCCGGCTGGCCGTCTACCTGATCATCACCGGGGTCGGTGGGCTGATCCTCGACCCGTCGCTCAAGACGCTCGTCGGCCGGCTCCGCCCGGTGGTGGACATCCCGGTCGCCAGCGCACCGGGCAACAGCTTCCCGAGCGGGCACGCGCTCGGCTCGTTCGTCGCGTACGGGGCGCTGCTGCTGGTGTTCCTGCCGGCGATGGCGCCGCGCTGGCGCAAGCCCGCGATCGTCGGCGTCGGTGTGCTGGTGGCGCTGATCGGGTTGACCCGGATCGCGCTGGGCGTGCACTTCGTCTCCGACGTGCTGGCCGGCTGGCTGCTCGGCGCCGTGTGGCTGGGCGTGACCGCGTACGCCTTCCGGCTGTGGCGGCGCGAGCGTGGCCGGCCGGTGCCGCCGCTGAGCGAGGGGCTGGAGCCGGAGGCCGGGCACGACATCGCCCCCGCCCCCGCCGAGGAGCACGTGCTGGCGCACCCCCGCTCGGCGGTGGCCGAGCTGCTGGTCGGCTGGGTGCTGGTGTTCGGCGCGCTGTACGGCTTCGGCACGTACGTCAGCTACCACGCCAAGGGCACCTTCTTCGACACCCTCGACACCGAGGTCCCGCGCTGGTTCGCCGCCCGGCACACCGACTTCCTGACCGAGGTGAGCTGGTGGTGGAGCAAGTTCGGGGACACCCACGCGATCCTGCTCATCTCGCTTGTGTTCTGCCCGCTGGTGCTCGCGGTGTGGCGGCGGTGGCGACCGGTGCTGTTCGTGGCGCTGGCCATGGTCGGTGAGCTGACCCTCTTCCTCGCCTCGGCGCGGGCGGTCGAGCGGCCACGGCCCCCGGTGGAGAACCTGGACGGGCAGATGCCCACGTCCTCCTTCCCGTCCGGGCACATCGCCGCGACGATCTGCGTCTGGCTGGCGATCACCCTCATCGTGTTCCCGCGTACCGACCGCTGGTGGCGGTGGATCTTCGTGGCGCTGGCCGTGATCATGCCGGCCGGGGTGGCCACCTCGCGGATGTACCGGGGGATGCACCACCCGACCGACTTCATGGGCGCGATCCTGCTCTCCGCCCTCTGGATCGGGCTGCTCTATCTCGTGATCCGCCCGAACGCCGACCTGAAGGAGGGCAACCAGCCGGCAATCGAGTCGGAGGACGTGGACACCCTCGACGACGAGCTGGCGCGCGCCGGCCGAGCGGACTGA